A region of Salinibacter sp. 10B DNA encodes the following proteins:
- a CDS encoding MarR family transcriptional regulator — translation MTLSDSPFNTSETSPRHAEAIDRFVAFWGKMASSWGINRTMAQVYALLYCVEQPLNTDQIMERLQISRGSANMNLRSLVEWSLVEKTHVPDSRKDHYVAETDVWQVTARIIEERERQEVRPVRDQLEAVAEHLIPNDQSLEDRPEADRELYQRIQNLIELIDVFERVSGVLLPLVKNQNETVIRTLIDAADALDTAPSEGDKGDASQDT, via the coding sequence ATGACCCTCTCAGATTCGCCTTTCAACACCTCTGAGACAAGTCCTCGGCACGCGGAGGCCATCGATCGATTTGTCGCCTTTTGGGGGAAGATGGCCTCTAGCTGGGGCATAAATCGGACAATGGCACAGGTATATGCCCTGCTGTATTGTGTGGAGCAGCCTCTCAATACAGACCAGATCATGGAGCGGCTCCAGATCAGTCGCGGTAGTGCCAACATGAATCTTCGATCTCTCGTGGAGTGGTCCCTCGTGGAAAAGACACATGTGCCCGACTCGCGAAAAGACCATTACGTTGCGGAAACCGACGTGTGGCAGGTAACGGCTCGCATCATCGAAGAACGAGAGCGGCAGGAGGTTCGGCCGGTGCGGGACCAACTGGAGGCTGTTGCCGAGCATCTCATCCCGAACGATCAGTCGCTGGAGGATCGGCCCGAAGCCGATCGTGAACTCTACCAGCGGATTCAGAACCTCATCGAACTCATCGACGTTTTTGAGCGTGTCTCAGGAGTGCTTTTACCCCTCGTCAAAAATCAAAATGAAACGGTCATCCGTACGTTGATCGATGCGGCGGATGCACTTGATACAGCGCCTTCGGAGGGGGATAAAGGCGACGCTTCTCAAGATACGTAA
- a CDS encoding SAM-dependent chlorinase/fluorinase — MSADASIITLTTDFGTEDAYVPAMKGTMLSIAPEARLVDVTHEIAPQDVMESAFVLQSAQPYFPDGTIHLVVVDPGVGTERRAVAIREDGHWYVGPDNGLFPLVIEQDPDAIVELDNPEMWRTSSPSSTFHGRDIFAPAAAHLAAGRSLEELGSPVTSLEPLRWAEPFIESNSIEGWITHVDHFGNCITNVRRSTLLDMLELDEEESLDESSLSLEVYAGNTVLDSIHSTYGDVSGEDPLLLFGSTGFLEVAVNGGNAAELLDIRKGDSIKIALSQSA, encoded by the coding sequence ATGAGCGCGGACGCGTCGATTATTACCCTCACCACCGACTTCGGCACCGAGGACGCGTACGTCCCTGCCATGAAGGGGACCATGCTCTCCATTGCGCCCGAAGCCCGACTCGTGGACGTCACCCACGAGATCGCCCCCCAAGACGTCATGGAGTCGGCGTTTGTCTTGCAGTCGGCCCAGCCGTATTTTCCCGACGGCACCATACACCTAGTCGTCGTAGATCCGGGAGTTGGAACCGAGCGGCGGGCCGTCGCCATTCGCGAGGATGGACACTGGTATGTGGGCCCCGACAACGGACTCTTCCCGTTGGTGATCGAGCAGGACCCGGACGCCATCGTGGAGCTGGACAATCCTGAGATGTGGCGCACCTCGTCCCCAAGCTCCACCTTCCACGGCCGGGATATTTTTGCCCCTGCCGCTGCTCATCTGGCTGCCGGTCGCTCACTAGAAGAATTGGGCTCCCCCGTTACGTCCCTGGAGCCCCTCCGCTGGGCAGAACCTTTTATCGAGTCCAATTCGATAGAGGGCTGGATTACTCACGTTGACCACTTCGGCAACTGCATCACCAACGTGCGCCGCTCCACTCTCCTCGACATGTTGGAACTCGACGAGGAGGAGTCCCTCGATGAATCCTCGCTCTCGTTGGAGGTATATGCTGGGAATACGGTGCTCGATTCGATCCACTCAACCTATGGGGACGTCTCGGGAGAGGATCCACTGCTGCTGTTCGGGAGTACCGGATTCCTGGAGGTGGCCGTGAACGGGGGGAACGCCGCAGAACTGTTGGACATTCGAAAGGGCGATTCCATCAAGATCGCTCTCTCGCAGTCGGCCTGA